GcgtgcgccgccacccctccctccttctGGCTCATCTCGCCGCCGAGCGCTACAGCCCCCGATTCCGCCTTATTCTCCCCCAATGCCCTAgtggtcctccgcccgtgaaCATAACCGAGTCCAACTCCGAAGTTCGAGTCGGGCCCACGACCAACCTACTCCGCTCGTCGTCCAAATAAGTGCATCGAGCGAGCACAAAACTGAACTCCGGCACCGGAGAAGAGCAGGGACAAAAAAATAGCAGCCATGTACGACGTGGCGAACGGCCTGCGCTACTGCAAGGGCTGCCGCCGCGTAACCACGGTTACGGTCGACCCCGCCTCCGGCGACACCGTCTGCACCGAGTGCTCGCTCGTCCTGAACGAGCGCTACGTCGAGGAATCCAccgagtggcgcagcttcctcAACCACGGGGCACCCTCCGACGAGTCCCGCAGCCGCGTCGGCGACCCCGCCGACCATTTCTTCACCAACCTTCAGTTCGGCAACGCCGTCGCTGGCCCAGCCCCGGGCAACGCGCAGACCAACAAGGCTTTACCGAGGATGAGAGGCAGTAGCGCTGGTGGTTCGGGCGTCGCCATGCCGAAGACGCGGGGCGCGGCAGAAATGTACGACGTGGCGCACAGCTTGCACTACTGCAAGGGCTGCCGCCGCGTGACCGCGATTACGGTCGACCCCTCCTCCGGCGACACCGTCTGCACCGAGTGCTCGTTGGTCCTGAACGAGCGCTACGTCGACGAGTCCTTCGAGTGGCGCACCTTCCTCAACCACGGGGCACCCGCGGACGAGTCCCGCAGACGCGTCGGCGACCCCATCGCCGGCCCAGCCCCGGGCGACGCGCAGACCAACACGGCGTTACCGAGGAAGAGAGGCGGTGGCGCTGGTGGTTCCTGCGTCGCCAAGCCGAAGACGCGGGGCGCGGCAGCAACGGCGGCCCTGGATAGGGCGCTCGCCGACGCGTTCCATGCCATGGACGGCATGGCCGAGCGGCTTGGGCTCGCGACGACCGTCAAGGACCGCGCCAAGGACGTGCTGAGGAAGCTGGAGGTCGCCAAGGTGTTTCGCAAGGGGGGCAAGTGCCGGAACCGCCAGGCGCTCTACGCGGCCTGCCTCCTCATGGCGTGCCGCGGCGAGGGCACGCAGCTGACGTTCAAGGAGCTGGCGTCCGTGACGGGGGACAGCGCCACGGCGGGGATCAAGGACACCGGCAGGCTCGTCATGCTCATCAGGAACCACCTCGGGGATCAGGAAGGATCAGgatgcggggggggggggggggggggggggggggatgcaGGCAGCGGCGCTGGAGATGGGCGCCGTGGTGCGGGCCGGCGACTACCTGCACCGCTTCGGCTCGCTGCTCGGGATGGGGCAAGAGGAGCTGCACGCGGcgcagcaggcggcgcggaggcTGGAGAAGGACCTGGACGTGAGGCGCAACCCTGGCTCCATCGCGGCGGCCGTCATCTACATGGCGGTGGAGCGCGCCAACGCCGGGAAATCCATCCGGGACGTGTCCACGGCCACCGGCGTCGGTGAGGTGACCATCAGAGACGTGTACAACAAGGACCTCAGCCCACACGCCGACCTGCTATTCGGTTAGTTACTTATGCCGCGCGCAGGCCTTGGTTCAAAGCAGGTCGAGCTTGGAGCCTTGGGCCCTTGGGGACAATGGAACAGACATTTGCTCCATATATTTTCCGTATTAATTCATCCTTGGCATGTGATTTGACATGTACGAATtcagttttttcttctctttttttacaaCCTGTAAGTACTCAACTACTCATGACTCATGAATGATCAAGATGAATATGATTGTCTTGGCACTTGGCTATATATATTCTCGAAAATATTTGATCAACTTAACACCAGATAAGCAGAGCATAGGGGTTATAACTTTCATTTTGCTCTGTGGGTATAAGTGGATCGACAGCTGTTGCATAGATCATGTTTGGTGAGATTGCTCAGTTTATCATAGTTTTGCCACTGAGATGACGATAGATAAGCAGTTTCTTGTGCCACTACATCATGTAATCTAGCAGTGTTGCCATCTTTGGGAAATGTAGGCGGAGTACTTTTAACCCGCTTGTGCAATTGGCTTGGTCCGGTTGTTATTGACTGTTATCTGCATATATTTTCTGCCTGCAGTTTTTAAATGTCCACCATCATTTCATTTGTACTGTACCTGTTAATGTACACAATATCATTAATATACACACGATCTAAGAGTAAGAAGCAAAAATGATCTCCTGGGCAACCAATGTATGACTGCTTGAATTAAATCTATGTGAAATGCTATGTTACCTTAGTTTCAGACAGACACCTAAGCTTAGAAATATAGAATCCTACCTCATGGCATATTTTTGTAACCAAAATGagttaatatttttattttaaacatGTCTTCATATTCTGGCTGTTTAACAATACAGTTTTTAGCCCTTCCCTAATCGCTTGCTTATGATACCATATTTATAATTTTATGATGCTAAAGTATATCTATTGAGATTGTTGCAGTTTGGTGTAAAGATTTTCATCCTATTATCAAATCGAGAGATACATGCTACTCccatttgaactaaaacaacaagaattatgggacggagggggtaCATTGTTAATTAGGATTTCAAATGGTTTCATGTGAGCAATGTTGCTGAAGTTTTATCTTTCCAAGTTCAAAACAGATGCTTGAAAATTATGTTTATCCTGTGCTACATAACAGTGTTttattctcttctttcttttgtgtttctttcttttctttttatgtcAGTACACAGTAATGGAAATCATTTTAGTATAAGATTTGTTTCCCTTGTGTGTTTCCCCTTGGAGCATAGGGCCATGAGGGCACCTGCtgctattttctgttgtaCACATGTAATAGCCTTACTGTTTGTTTCTTGGCTAGCTTTGGCAAAATTAGTAAAGATGGGCTATGCATGTAACACATGCTTTGGATGCTGCTAGGTCAAACCTAATTAGTTATAGTTGCTGAATATACTGTTGGAAAATTTGCTTTGGATGCTGCTAGGTCAAATGTTGTATATTATTTCGCAAAATTTACTTAGCGAATTGGTAAgttctgatttttttctttccaggTCAGCAAGCGACAGACTCCGAAAGGTTTGAACCCGTCAAGAAGTAAAGATGTCAAAGGTGTTGTTTCCTTTCCATGCTATAACTTCCTCTTATATTCTAAGATCCCCTTAGCTCTTTTTGTCTGTTTTCTGGAACTTCTAATTTGTGGATGATTAAACTTTATATAATCAAATTTCTACTATTTATCTGGAAAGTAAAAGTTGGACAACCAAAAATAATTTGCTGACCGGATGATGATACATGTTTCTTATTGTTAGAGACAGAACGGTAAGCCTAAAATACATTTACTGTCTGAAATGCAAGTTAGCAAATACTATCATAATGGGGTTATCTTTATCCATTATGTTGTTCTTTTAGCCTTGTTATAAACTTGTAAACTGCCTGTACAAATGCCTATTAGGGAGTGAGTAGAACAACTGGTAACTTACAGGTAGATCCTATGGAACTGTCCTTGTATTAATTCAAATTGTGTGTGTACTGCACATGGTTTTAAATCCAATAACTATGACAAACAGATTGATGGTTATGCATTTACTTTAGGACTCTAGTTGAAGGTTTCAGGATTTCTTTTTGTGAAGATTGCATATTCAGTCTCATCTTATAGTTTATTGGTTGCTGTAAAAGTAAAACACATGGGCTTAATTTCTGATTTcctttttccattttcttttcaactAAGAAAGGCCATAAAAGGAAAAACTCTCGGAATGACCAATACCAGTATAGCAACCGCTGGTTTCTACAGATGCAGATAAGTCCAATCTGCGCTGAGTTTTAGATTAATCAATTTATTTCCTGACCTTATTTCCAAAGACTATATGTTACATTGCCtgcataatttttgtttgcacTTGATAGTCGTGTATGTGAGTAGAGAATATACTGCAGTACAGAGAACTGCCACTGCCTCTTATTCCATGGTCATTACAAAGATTGCTTCATGCTACATGTTCGATGCTCTTATTCATTGTATTTCAGAAATCTGAATatctgtcgcaccagtggcacccggggtaccaccgctgcatgacgcgtgggccacctcgcttgcttccggggaggatcgcaccccgggtagcaccccgcgagctgcccggcaagtcaccaacacggcagggctagccgggctgcgggggttgccctggagggtagcaagagaaatcccgcctgggcgcttcccgggaaggttacttgccgggaaggtCGCTACCGGGCGCAGTCGCccgttacaggagcgggaccgTGTGGGCAGGACAGcaacgccacgtggccgctcggtGGGCTCCCCGTGTGCAGtgttcgtcaggacaaggagtgaagcacactcaagcattaaatgctccggcagaaaggggattccccgtccagtcagcctacagtgactgaCCCGGTGTAAATTTTAGGCACGTAGGACCCTAGTTGTAGGGCTACCCAtgctgcatgcaagccagcgcggCAGGGCCAAGTTGCCCTGGCTCCATgttcgccatttgtcacccatgcaccgaggcacctgtggtatccccttcggtataaaagaAGAACCCCcgccaatggtcaaagggttggttggatggacTCTCGGTTCACTACTAATTCTAGCCAAGAGTAGCAAGTATCACTTATccaagaagagagagagcacccggggactccccccggcaacttgtaaacccttgcTCATTGGTTAATAGCAAACTCCAAAgaaggacgtagggttttacccctcagggtggcccgaaccaaCGGTCTTGTGTTCATCGTGTCCcaacgcttgacattggcctcgccggcgatcgccggagcgatccccgtcgcccactgctgaacctaaaagggggtgctcgcgcatccccggtgtctgagccccgtgctacgacatctgtctcgccaggtagggggcgcgcgTGGATAGTttgccggagatcgccggcgccgtcgcctgcagcagcatcggcctcgtcttctccgacaACAGAGCTAgtcgccatgccccccaagcgggctggtgactcgcGGATCGACCCGCATGGCGCCCCaacggcgcacacgcggtcgcacgacgcgCAACCCGCGTCGtaggctcaggagaaccctgagccctctcggGCGCAGCAGTTGCAGCTGcccccccacctcctcggccgtcggcggacaaccgattgagggggccagcggctcccagcgccggagccagtcgcgcgagcggccacgttgccgcccgcgccggccagtgAGTTCACTTGCGGGACGGAGACGTGCAGCGGCAGTTGCGCCATGaacacaccgcgtcgcgagcgatGCCGCCGGGATCGCACCCTACTCACCCGGGTGCGCcgggggacagggcggagggcagccggtcggagaatcgacTGCCCCCAGCCCAAACTccggcagaagccatcattgccgggcgagtcatggtgcggtacgagccgcagcaaggcacgccggcacacgagGCGTGGAGCGcagagttggacgcgctcctcgcactcgtcgcccagcagccgcagggcgagggcgccccaGCTGGCTCAGGCCGtgggcagaacccggggcgcggagacgcgccccgcgcctcggggcagggagaaaaccctcccccgcagggagggcaaggaggcagggatcctgaggggtcctcggattcgtcaccaaccgtcacgcggggtgacgcgcgcggcgtcctgaacgcccgccaacaggaggatctccgccagcgccggcgccggcgcgaggcagagcgccagcgcccgaaggagcaggaggatgctcccatgggcgccgaggacggctgctcTGCGTTCACctgcgagctgcgccgggtaacatggccccgcaagttccgagcgccggcgcttgggacgtatgacgggaccgtgaacccgagGGATTTCCTCCtaacctacacgttggggatgcacgccatcggcgccgacgacaaggtcagggccaattggttcccgatggtcctcaagggatcggcgagaacttggttgctcaacctgcctgccgggtccatagcctcttgggcggacctgcgcgagcagttcgtgagcgcgttccagggcggctacaagctcccgggaaccatggcgaaactgcacaccgtggtgcagaagccgggagagacgctgcggagcttcgtcaaccgcttctccagtctctcctactccatctcggaggcggaggctgcagccatcatcaacacctttgccatcaacgtccgcgaccccaagatgcgggagaagctgagcacgcatcagatccggacgacgcaggagctctacgccttggcgcacaagtgcgccatggccgaggagggggcGCCCGAACTCGCAGCTAAGGCTGTCACGAGCCCCgccgagggctcgcagaagaagagctcccgcaagcgcagcgggaagcaaatcctcgccgcggagtcgAGGACTGCCTCGAGGCctacgaagaaggcctcgcccgctGGCAGGTCTGGCTGCAAGCCGGGTGACGCATCTCGCTGCCCCACCCACGCCAACGctacccacgacgcgcaggattgccgcatcctgcagggtatcaagcagaggcgcgagcagcgccacgaagAGCAAGGTgttggtggacaacggagtggggttgaacctcctgtcAGCCAGGTTAgtggagaaacttcagctgccgctggagcagttgaagcccactgacccgttttggggagtgaaccccgggatcgtgcgccccttggggcgcatcacgctgctggttaccttcgggtcccgggaagcgttcaggaccgagcacctagtgttcgatgtggcgcacaccccgttgccctacaacgggatccttggtcggccggcgctgatcaagttcatggcagtGATTCATGGCGCCTAcggcatgatgaagatgccgtccacatatggagtcctctccatcaggtgcgatctcaaggactcagcctggtgtgttggcgaggtcgtcaaggtCGCCTCCGCAGCCGACTCCGGTGACGAAGGCGTTGTCGGAAGTGAAGGCTCGCTGCCGGGCAACGGCCccgcaacgaagaaggcccgcgctaccctgcaggagcttgccgggggaggcgcaggctcgagctcacgccccggcaagggccagaagctcaaggaagaggtcgccaaggtgaagaagctgcccttGCAAGCCGacaacgaggagcgcaccgtcaccgaagcgccctcatcacttttctctgggagaacgccgacgtgttcgcctgggaaccatCGGACctccccggagtccctagggaggtgatcgagcatcgactcgcggtgtgtctagacgcccgccccgtcaagcagaagatccgccggcaagcacaggagcgcaaagatttcatcaagcaagaagtggacaagcttaaagctgcgggggctaccagggaagtactgtaccccacttggttagctaactctgtagtagtacccaagggggaggataaacttcgcatgtgtgtagattttgctgatcttaaccgtgcgtgtCCTAAAGATCCTTTCCCTTTACCTCACATTgaccaaatagtagattccactgccggttgtgatttgctgtgttttttggatgctttttccggctaccatcaaattaagatggcagtcgaagacgaagaaaaaatggcgttcatcacctcggttggctgctactgctacacgtgcatgcctttcgggttgaagaacgcgggctcaacattccagcgggcattacgcgagtgtttgggatcccagctaggccgaaacattgaggcctacatggatgatatcgtcatcaaatcgaagcgcagggactcgctgattgatgacctgcgggaaacgtttgataacctccgcagaatcaagctcaagttgaaccctgagaaatgcacctttggtgtagagtcagggcagcttctgggcttcttgatttcacacagggggattcaagccaacccaaagaagatagaagctatcgagaaaatggaggctccccgcagggtgaaggacgtgcagcgcctcaacggctacGTAGCTGCGCTGGGGTGCTTCATCTCGAGGTTGGGCGAACGTGctctgcctttcttcaaggtaatgagaaagaagggcccaattgactggacccccgaggctgaggcggcgttccaggatctcaagcagtacctgatgTCGCCGCCAATCCTCATCGCCCcgaagccgggcgagccgctgctactctacctagcggcgactgaccaagtggtcagctcggtccTAGTTGCCGAGACGGAAGAAGACCCGTCGGGGGCTGAGGTtgtggggcagggggctgagctagccccggcaaccgcctcggacccaaGGACCGCCGTTGAACCGGCGGCGTCAACACCGCGCAGGCGGCTCgcgcagcacccggtgtacttcgtcagcacgatGCTGTGCGACGCCAGCACACGCAcgcggtacccgcaagtgcagaagctcttgctggggatcctgtttgcatcacgcaagctgcgccactacttccaggcgcaccgcgtcacggtggtgtcaggattctgcctcgagcgggccctcaccaaccgtgaagccaccggaagggtggccgaatggaggatggagttgtcggagttcgacatGCACTTCACCAaaaccaagagcatcaagagtgcagCTCTGGCTAATTTCGTTGCGGAGTGGACctcgacgggcatagaagaagaagagccagagaccagcctgcccggcaagccagaCGAAGGCCACAGGATCCTGTACTTCGACGAtgcgttcagcctgcagggagctggcgccggagtcgtcatcgagtcatccacaggagaccagctgaagttcgccatccagctcgacttccccaactccaccaacaacacggctgagtacgaagggttgctcgccgggttgcgggcggcgatcgcccttgatatgaagcgcctggttgttcacGGGGATTCctaactcgtgatcaaccaggttaacaaggactacgactgacTGCTGATGGCAACGTACGTGGATGAGGTCCGCAAGTTGGAACGCAAAttcaagggtttgcggttcgagcacgtcaagcgcaaggataacttcgcggctgacgagctgttcaagttggcagcagagcgccggaaggttcCGGCGAGGGTGTTCTGGCATaggcagactgcgccttcGGTTGCCCTCAAGCCGACTGCCTgggaagcccccccggcaaccgaaggaaacccgcaacagcggaggtccGTGCCGCTGATGTAGCAGCATGCATGAGCagggaaaccccgccttgggcggtggatatcgcccgctacctgaagggagaagccctcccggaagatgacgttgccgcggaacgCGTAGCCCgacaagccaagatgtatgccctggtggacggaaacctctaccggaggcgtgcaaatggagtgaagctcctctgcgtgccccaagacgaagggcgcgcactcctggaagagatacaccgaggcacatgttcccaccatgtggcctccgggctttagccggcaaggccttccggcacggcttctactggcctacagcGCTAGCCGATGTTGAGCAGCTagtgaagacgtgcgaggcgtgccagttccacgcgaagaagagtaaccagccgacgcaggccctgcaagtcattccatcctcctggccgttcgcggtctgggggctggacattgtcggcaagttgccgagagcggttggcggctacaAGTacttgttcgtggccatcgacaagttctccaagtgggtggaagtggagccagtgcggaaggtgaccgctcacgcagccatcaaattcttcaagggcattgtgtgccggtttggtgtgcctaacggcatcatcaccgacaattgcacacaatttacgagtgccgtgttccaagcctactgcgagggaATGGGcgccaagatccacttcgcttttgttgctcacccgaggagcaacggacaggcggagcaagccaacgcagaggtgctgcgggggctcaaaacgagaacctttgacaagctcaaaggccacgggaagcactgggtcgaagaactccagcccgtgctgtggtcaatcaggaccacacctagccgggcaacgggtgaaactcctttcgcccttgtctacggggcagaagcggtgctgcccctcgagttcaagcatggatccccttgAGTACGCGCGTGCGGCAACCATAGCCAACACAAGCAGAcggttgacgatctaaacttcatcgaagaacttcgatgccgggctgctgtgcgggctgcacgctaccagcagggactccgccgttaccatgacaggcgggtccgtccccgggagctcgagatcggagaccttgtcccacgctggatacaaggaacgaagacCGGGAACAAactggctccgaaatgggagggccccttccgggtagtgcaggtaaccaggccggggctgtccggctggaaaccgaagaacgcttgccggtgcaaaatagttggaaccttgagcacttgcgtaagttctacccgtgaagcggtggagcccgacccacaggtgatgctctggcagcatgcctctcgaactagtgtagcccggcaacccccgattgtaaaccactagtttctatgaataaagataagtgctttcCTCTGAGTTTCAAGTTGTCTCGAttatttgcatattttttcttctgtctcctgctttaggtgcacagaagtctcgttccatccttggttgtgagtaaagggctgccggagcctctaaaacaaaaacccgttgccggatcgctcTGGCACGGGcccatgccgttgccgggctccccgcaacgcgcatcacgcAGAAGCTGCATCCTGGAAtggaagagtgctcacacccaagtttggcatcgacccttctgtgccccgGGGCAGGGAGCAGGAGGGTTACCTGTGCTCTatcttttttcgtgcatttcgaattttttttgcagcatcttgggcttgataagaatctgacatgcaggacaAGGACGGAATTGCAcgcactgtgatgctcgtggagcGCTCATGAGCTGTGTCATTTAGCGGTACCCAATAGTGCATGGCGACCGCACTTCAAGGTCCTcaccgcacttcgaggctcCTGCTGCAGGAGGGAGccaccacgtgtgccgcgaCGACTTGGCGCGCATGGTGGCAAGGCCTTTGCCGCACTTCAAGGGGTGTGGCACCACATGTGCCGCGGTGACTCGGTGCGCGTGGTGGCAAGGTTCTTcgccgcgcctataaaagggcgtggTGCCCATGGAGCaactcagagcgaagccaagaaGATAGCTTccaaggcgagggaggccgtggaggcacggtggtggtggatgccatcagcgctcaacgctgatgggtgcactgccgtcgtgcccttgccgcacccctctGACAGGTTGTTCcgaggcgagggctgccgcggagacgctgtggtggagCCGCCATCAGTGCTTGGTGCcgacggcggccccgccacagcgttcctgccgcatccctccagcaagCGTTCCAAGTGCGAGAACATACAGCTAAGTGCATGGTCCTGATCACCTAACTTTCTGACGCTTAGCATTGGCTCGCTGGTGTGGATTGAGCCCTCcgtgtggctggggtgttagaagaacgcttgcggggggagtgcgctcctcgtgcggctcgcaggtccgtcccgtgagcgcatgcttgggggtagctatcccgcaagcggagtggctcgccgccgctacttgaccccaggtcggcactgcgggtccgtcccgggtccctggtccggttaagtgtgtcgtgcgcgagtccccggcaacacaagtcATAGCACACGAAGGCTAGTagatccaccctgcgagtcaaTCCCGGGAACAAGAAACAAGTACCAAGCAGAACCGGAAAATGAAATTCATAAAAAGCAGTGAACGATTAAACGAGCTAATAAAACGTTAATTGTTcgaacggcgccaagcgcggTACTTGCAGGGATAAAAAACGAAGACACAGAGATAAAACAAGGACCGACAGGGGGTCgcggcgactagttgccgggGTCTTCGGCTGGGGGCTCCGCctctggctccggctccggcttcctttGCATCCGGTCCGTCACCTCCTCGACAAACCTGCTCACCGCCTTGCAGTGAGTAGGGCCATCCTCGCTGTCCAACCAGGCGTCCcacagcgtctcgaaggggaagtccgaGTGGTGGAGGTGCACCtgggggaggatcgtctcagcgatctccctggcgcacgagGCTATCTCCCcatcgcagaacttggagatccacacgtcgagcgcccccgagcttccccaccatgtcggagaagaaggggatcaaggTGCTAATGTCCGTGCTGTCCACCTTCGCGGCTTGCATCTCGAACCTCGGCAGCAGGTCGTGCACGGCCTGGGCGATCTCTCggagcttctcggtctccctccgccgctgctccgccaacttgtcgtggttgccgCGCGCTAGCACCACTGCCTTCTTGGCCTGCTGGAGGAGTTCTGTTTGTCGCGAGATCTCCGtggccttggccacgttgtcctcgcccactttgacgagctcctcccgggcgGTGGCCAATTCGGACTCGAGTTgggcgctcttctccttggcgtagttgagctccttctcccgctgtgccgacgccgctgccACGTCCTCCGCAGCCTTggtctgctcctccagctcTGTGCGCAACCcctggagctgggagaggtagctatagaccagctcgctcttctcgttgaggcgagcttgggccgtagcgagcacctcctcgtgctccttcttggccttctcctgcgtcgcggccagcgagtccagggCTCCAGTTGCTCGGCGCGCTGGgtctccagttgccggtggatctccgcctcggggacgaccggcGCTGCGGCTTCATCCCTGGCCCGCCGGGCCAGGCGCatctcctcccgcagccgggagagctcctgccgctccctctcgacggcctgggcacctcgccgagctggcccttcacgagctcgtggcgctccctcacctagttgaaggaggtgacgaacgccagttgctgctccttgatggcgtcaaggaactggtgcccttggtcgtagatgcttgggtcccaagtcggcCCGGCAAAGATGCCGAAGTCTGGGCCGGAGGTAGcagcggacgacgacgaggccccTGCCGCCCCTGCTTGGCCGGGAGGGGCGTCGTCCACTTGCGGCGGAGCCTCCTGTTGCTCCCTTGCTgcagcctcctccacacccgcgCCCACGGGTTGCGGGACTGGTGGagtt
This is a stretch of genomic DNA from Brachypodium distachyon strain Bd21 chromosome 1, Brachypodium_distachyon_v3.0, whole genome shotgun sequence. It encodes these proteins:
- the LOC100844729 gene encoding transcription initiation factor IIB, whose translation is MYDVANGLRYCKGCRRVTTVTVDPASGDTVCTECSLVLNERYVEESTEWRSFLNHGAPSDESRSRVGDPADHFFTNLQFGNAVAGPAPGNAQTNKALPRMRGSSAGGSGVAMPKTRGAAEMYDVAHSLHYCKGCRRVTAITVDPSSGDTVCTECSLVLNERYVDESFEWRTFLNHGAPADESRRRVGDPIAGPAPGDAQTNTALPRKRGGGAGGSCVAKPKTRGAAATAALDRALADAFHAMDGMAERLGLATTVKDRAKDVLRKLEVAKVFRKGGKCRNRQALYAACLLMACRGEGTQLTFKELASVTGDSATAGIKDTGRLVMLIRNHLGDQEGSGSALEMGAVVRAGDYLHRFGSLLGMGQEELHAAQQAARRLEKDLDVRRNPGSIAAAVIYMAVERANAGKSIRDVSTATGVGEVTIRDVYNKDLSPHADLLFG